One region of Gossypium raimondii isolate GPD5lz chromosome 6, ASM2569854v1, whole genome shotgun sequence genomic DNA includes:
- the LOC128041703 gene encoding uncharacterized protein LOC128041703, producing MNHGLSLERLRALGGREFSGFRGIDPTKAEYWLDGVEEILEKTTYTNQEKLGSTVSLLIGETHHWWNIMKQGTVVDRLTWELFLETFKKNFMVINDNVNFDKLVGKAKAIEEIKALQTEVGARKQISYLGNSPVSITPYPMAPKELKDVKIQIQELLDKGFIRPSISNWGSPVLFVKKKDEPGKEFVVYSDASDTRLGCMLMQEGKVVAYASRQPKVHEHNYPMHKLDLAVMKELNLRQRRWIELLKDYDCEIEYHPRKENLVANALNRKPMSELRALFTPLSATSDEGLLTELKVRPTLSQ from the exons ATGAATCATGGGCTGTCATTGGAGCGTCTGCGAGCTCTAGGTGGTAGGGAATTTAGTGGTTTTAGAGGAATTGATCCCACTAAAGCTGAATATTGGCTTGATGGTGTTGAGGAAATCCTTGAGAAAACAACATATACTAACCAAGAGAAGTTAGGAAGCACTGTGTCTTTACTCATTGGCGAAACCCACCACTGGTGGAACATCATGAAGCAAGGAACTGTTGTGGACCGATTGACATGGGAGCTTTTCTTGGAAACGTTCAAGAAAAATTTCATGG TGATTAACGATAATGTGAACTTCGACAAGCTAGTGGGCAAGGCCAAAGCTATTGAGGAGATTAAGGCTCTGCAAACTGAAGTTGGAGCTAGAAAACAA ATAAGCTACCTGGGTAATTCACCTGTTTCTATCACACCATATCCCATGGCACCCAAAGAGCTTAAGGACGTAAAGATACAAATTCAAGAGCTACTAGATAAAGGTTTCATACGACCAAGTATTTCAAATTGGGGTTCGCCAGTGttgtttgtgaagaagaaagatg AACCAGGAAAGGAGTTCGTAGTTTACAGTGATGCCTCTGACACAAGGTTAGGATGCATGCTAATGCAAGAAGGGAAGGTGGTAGCTTATGCTTCCAGGCAGCCGAAGGTTCATGAGCATAACTACCCAATGCACAAGTTGGACTTAGCAGTGATG AAGGAGTTAAATTTACGACAAAGGAGGTGGATAGAGCTActaaaggattatgattgtgAGATAGAGTATCACCCTAGAAAGGAAAATCTGGTAGCAAATGCACTGAATAGGAAGCCAATGAGTGAGTTACGAGCTCTATTCACGCCACTAAGTGCAACTAGTGATGAGGGATTGCTTACGGAACTGAAAGTAAGGCCAACGTTGTCACAATAG